A stretch of Helicobacter pylori DNA encodes these proteins:
- a CDS encoding glycosyltransferase family 8 protein produces MSITIPIAIAFDNHYAIPAGVSLYSMLACAKTEHHDKKLFYKIHCLVDNLSLENQRKLKETLAPFSAFMSVDFLDISEPDHSTIKIEPFVIDKIHEAFLQLNIYAKTRFSKMVMCRLFLASLFPQYDKIIMFDADTLFLNDVSESFFIPLDSYYFGAAKDFASNKSPKHFQIAREKDPRQAFSLYEHYLNESDMQIIYESNHNAGFLVVNLKLWRADHLEERLLNLTHQKGQCVFYPEQDLLTLACYQKVLILPYIYNTHPFMANQKRFIPNKKEIVMLHFYFIGKPWVLPTFSYSKEWHETLLKTPFYAEYSVKFLKQMTEFLSLKDKQKTFEFLAPLLNKKTLLEYVFFRLKRIFKRLKENF; encoded by the coding sequence ATGAGCATTACTATTCCTATTGCCATCGCTTTTGACAATCATTATGCCATCCCGGCTGGCGTGAGCTTGTATTCCATGCTGGCTTGCGCTAAAACAGAACACCATGATAAAAAACTTTTTTATAAAATCCACTGCTTGGTGGATAACTTAAGCCTTGAAAACCAGCGCAAATTAAAAGAAACTCTAGCCCCCTTTAGCGCTTTTATGAGCGTGGATTTTTTAGACATTTCAGAGCCCGATCATTCCACAATTAAAATAGAGCCTTTTGTCATTGATAAAATCCATGAAGCTTTTTTGCAACTCAATATTTATGCTAAGACTCGCTTTTCTAAAATGGTCATGTGCCGCTTGTTTTTGGCTTCTTTATTCCCGCAATACGACAAAATCATCATGTTTGATGCAGACACTTTGTTTTTAAACGATGTGAGCGAGAGTTTTTTTATCCCGCTGGATTCTTATTATTTTGGAGCGGCTAAAGATTTTGCTTCCAATAAAAGCCCTAAACATTTTCAAATAGCGCGAGAAAAAGACCCTCGTCAAGCCTTTTCCCTTTATGAGCATTACCTTAATGAAAGCGATATGCAAATCATCTATGAAAGCAATCATAACGCCGGGTTTTTAGTCGTGAATTTAAAGCTGTGGCGTGCTGATCATTTAGAAGAACGCTTACTCAATTTAACCCATCAAAAAGGCCAATGCGTGTTTTACCCTGAACAGGATCTTTTAACGCTCGCATGCTATCAAAAAGTTTTAATCTTACCTTATATTTATAACACCCACCCTTTCATGGCCAATCAAAAACGCTTCATCCCTAACAAAAAAGAAATCGTCATGCTGCATTTTTATTTTATAGGGAAACCTTGGGTTTTACCTACTTTTTCATATTCTAAAGAATGGCATGAGACTCTTTTAAAAACCCCTTTTTATGCTGAGTATTCCGTGAAATTCCTTAAGCAAATGACGGAATTTTTAAGCCTTAAAGACAAACAAAAAACCTTTGAATTTCTTGCCCCCCTACTCAATAAAAAAACCCTTTTAGAATATGTTTTTTTTAGATTGAAGAGGATTTTCAAACGCTTAAAAGAAAATTTTTAA
- a CDS encoding PDC sensor domain-containing protein produces MLSRDIVQYSKIRTELYAYLTYLFSHNIRNHLPEITLDYLNKQIRKMHAEIKMAKSFFVLDAKGMLILKPSQLKEQGHKEGILEHDLTEGIELESHASFSDKYYFYQAVSEKRCILTDPYPSKKGNHLVVSASYPVYDQNNDLAFVVCLQIPLRVAIEISSPSKYFRTFSEGSMVMYFMISIMLTLVSLLLFVKCISSFWTAIVNFSSFDIKEVFHPIVLLTLALATFDLVKAIFEEEVLGKNSGDNHHAIHRTMIRFLGSIIIALAIEALMLVFKFSVSEPDKITYAVYLAIGVAVLLISLAIYVKFAYSVLPKRER; encoded by the coding sequence ATGTTAAGTAGAGACATTGTCCAATATTCCAAGATCCGCACCGAGTTATACGCTTATCTTACCTATTTGTTTTCGCACAATATCCGCAACCACCTCCCTGAAATCACTTTGGATTATTTGAACAAACAGATCAGAAAAATGCACGCTGAAATCAAAATGGCAAAAAGTTTTTTTGTGTTAGACGCTAAAGGCATGCTAATTCTTAAGCCAAGCCAACTTAAAGAGCAGGGGCATAAGGAAGGGATATTAGAGCATGATTTAACAGAAGGGATTGAACTAGAATCGCATGCCAGTTTTAGCGATAAATATTATTTTTATCAAGCCGTGAGTGAAAAGCGTTGCATTTTAACGGACCCCTATCCTTCTAAAAAAGGAAACCATTTAGTAGTGAGCGCATCTTACCCGGTGTATGATCAAAATAACGATCTAGCGTTTGTGGTGTGCTTGCAAATCCCTTTGAGGGTGGCGATTGAAATCAGCTCGCCTTCAAAGTATTTCAGGACCTTTAGCGAAGGGAGCATGGTCATGTATTTTATGATTTCTATCATGCTCACTTTAGTGTCGTTGCTTTTATTTGTGAAATGCATTTCTAGCTTTTGGACAGCGATTGTCAATTTTAGCAGTTTTGACATTAAAGAAGTGTTCCACCCCATTGTGCTTTTAACCCTAGCCTTAGCCACCTTTGATCTGGTCAAGGCGATTTTTGAAGAGGAAGTTTTGGGTAAAAATAGCGGGGACAACCACCATGCGATCCACCGCACGATGATCAGGTTTTTAGGCTCTATCATTATCGCATTAGCCATTGAAGCGTTAATGCTAGTGTTTAAATTCAGCGTGAGCGAACCGGATAAAATCACTTATGCGGTGTATTTGGCTATTGGCGTGGCGGTGCTTTTGATCAGTTTGGCGATTTATGTTAAATTCGCTTATAGCGTGTTGCCCAAACGAGAACGCTAA
- a CDS encoding shikimate kinase → MQHLVLIGFMGSGKSSLAQELGLALKLEVLDTDMIISERVGLSVREIFEELGEDNFRMFEKNLIDEIKTLKTPHVISTGGGIVMHENLKGLGTTFYLKMDFETLIKRLNQKEREKRPLLNNLTQAKELFEKRQALYEKNASFIIDARGGLNNSLKQVLQFIP, encoded by the coding sequence ATGCAGCATTTAGTCTTAATCGGTTTTATGGGGAGCGGTAAAAGCTCTTTAGCGCAAGAATTGGGGCTTGCTTTGAAATTGGAAGTGTTGGATACGGATATGATCATTAGCGAGAGAGTGGGCTTGAGCGTGAGGGAGATTTTTGAAGAGCTTGGCGAAGACAATTTCAGGATGTTTGAAAAAAATTTGATTGATGAAATAAAAACGCTCAAAACCCCCCATGTTATTTCTACCGGTGGGGGCATTGTGATGCATGAAAATCTTAAGGGTTTAGGCACAACTTTTTACCTCAAAATGGATTTTGAGACCTTGATTAAGCGTTTGAATCAAAAAGAAAGGGAGAAACGCCCCCTTTTGAATAACCTCACTCAAGCCAAAGAACTTTTTGAAAAACGCCAAGCCCTCTATGAAAAAAACGCCTCCTTTATCATTGATGCAAGGGGTGGTTTAAATAATTCTTTAAAACAAGTGCTACAATTCATCCCATAA
- a CDS encoding AMIN domain-containing protein produces the protein MLKKMIGLVVVLSVLLARDNPFESEINSKNLQGGFNGIYDSYFKEIHVDLPTSARILKQITLTYQDIDGSIHSKVVGIDKSIDWHYPLKLSQHTLDQAAFEKRYQIQDFDFLMANNTMILRSPYKILRSFVLVNPYRIVLDTQKGPLDIYQNMDLNQKFFSQIKVGTHKDYYRITLILDGKYRYLLEEKNGAYELKLK, from the coding sequence GTGTTAAAAAAGATGATAGGTTTGGTGGTGGTTTTAAGCGTTTTATTGGCTAGAGACAACCCTTTTGAGTCTGAAATCAATTCCAAGAATTTGCAAGGGGGCTTTAATGGGATCTATGATAGTTATTTTAAAGAAATCCATGTGGATTTGCCCACGAGCGCTAGGATTTTAAAACAAATCACGCTCACTTACCAAGATATTGATGGCTCTATCCATTCTAAAGTCGTGGGTATTGATAAAAGCATTGATTGGCACTACCCCTTAAAGCTCTCCCAACACACCCTTGATCAAGCCGCCTTTGAAAAACGCTACCAGATCCAAGATTTTGATTTTTTAATGGCAAACAACACGATGATTTTGCGTTCCCCTTATAAAATTTTGCGCTCTTTTGTGCTAGTCAATCCTTATAGAATCGTGTTAGACACGCAAAAAGGCCCTTTGGATATTTATCAAAACATGGATTTAAACCAGAAGTTTTTTTCTCAAATTAAAGTCGGCACGCACAAAGATTATTACCGCATCACGCTCATTTTAGATGGGAAATACCGCTATCTTTTGGAAGAAAAAAACGGGGCGTATGAATTAAAATTGAAATAA
- the eno gene encoding phosphopyruvate hydratase gives MLTIKDIHALEVMDSRGNPTIQASVILSDNTKASAIVPSGASTGKREALELRDNDKTRFLGKGVLRACENVNSVIKHHLIGLEAINQAFVDERLRALDGTPNYANLGANAVLGVSMALARASAKALNLPLYRYLGGANALTLPVPMLNIINGGTHANNSIDFQEYMIMPLGFESFREALRASAEVYHTLKKLLDEKNQLTSVGDEGGFAPNFNNNVEPLEVISQAIEKAGYKLGEEIALALDVASSELVDEHFNYHLKGENKILDSHELVAYYKELVAKYPIVSIEDGLSEDDWEGWAFLSKELGRQIQLVGDDLFVTNASILQKGIEKNVANAILIKPNQIGTISETLETIRLAKHHAYQCVMSHRSGESEDSFIADFAVALNTGEIKTGSTARSERIAKYNRLLEIEHELKGGIYIGKELFKHG, from the coding sequence ATGCTAACCATTAAAGATATTCATGCTTTAGAAGTGATGGATAGTAGGGGTAATCCTACCATTCAAGCCAGCGTGATTTTAAGCGATAACACTAAGGCGAGCGCGATTGTGCCTAGCGGGGCGAGCACTGGTAAAAGAGAAGCGTTAGAGTTAAGGGATAATGACAAAACCCGTTTTTTGGGTAAAGGGGTTTTAAGGGCATGCGAAAATGTCAATAGCGTGATCAAACACCATTTAATAGGGCTTGAAGCGATCAATCAAGCCTTTGTGGATGAGAGATTAAGGGCTTTAGACGGCACGCCTAATTACGCTAATTTAGGGGCGAACGCTGTTTTGGGCGTTTCTATGGCGTTAGCAAGGGCTAGCGCGAAGGCTTTAAATCTGCCGTTATACCGCTATTTAGGGGGGGCTAACGCTTTGACTTTGCCGGTGCCGATGCTCAATATCATCAACGGCGGAACGCATGCGAATAATTCCATAGACTTTCAAGAATACATGATTATGCCTTTAGGGTTTGAAAGTTTTAGAGAAGCCTTAAGAGCGAGTGCAGAAGTCTATCACACGCTTAAAAAACTTTTAGATGAAAAGAATCAGCTCACAAGCGTGGGCGATGAGGGGGGTTTTGCGCCTAATTTTAACAACAATGTAGAACCTCTTGAAGTCATTTCTCAAGCCATTGAAAAAGCCGGCTATAAATTAGGCGAAGAAATCGCGCTCGCTTTAGATGTGGCGAGCAGTGAGTTAGTGGATGAACATTTCAATTACCATTTAAAGGGTGAAAATAAGATTTTAGATTCGCATGAATTAGTGGCTTATTACAAAGAATTGGTGGCAAAATACCCGATCGTGTCCATTGAAGATGGTTTGAGCGAAGACGATTGGGAGGGGTGGGCGTTTTTGAGCAAGGAATTAGGGCGTCAAATCCAATTAGTGGGCGATGATTTGTTTGTAACGAACGCAAGCATCTTGCAAAAAGGCATTGAAAAAAACGTTGCGAACGCCATTTTGATCAAACCCAATCAAATCGGCACCATTAGTGAAACTTTAGAGACCATAAGATTGGCCAAACACCATGCCTATCAATGCGTGATGAGCCATAGAAGCGGGGAGAGTGAGGACAGCTTTATCGCTGATTTTGCGGTCGCATTGAATACGGGAGAGATTAAAACCGGATCCACCGCAAGGAGTGAAAGGATCGCTAAATACAACCGCCTTTTAGAGATTGAGCATGAATTAAAAGGGGGGATTTATATCGGTAAAGAGTTGTTTAAGCATGGCTAG
- the recA gene encoding recombinase RecA, whose product MAIDEDKQKAISLAIKQIDKVFGKGALVRLGDKQVEKIDAISTGSLGLDLALGIGGVPKGRIIEIYGPESSGKTTLSLHIIAECQKNGGVCAFIDAEHALDVYYAKRLGVDTENLLVSQPSTGEEALEILETITRSGGIDLVVVDSVAALTPKAEIDGDMGDQHVGLQARLMSHALRKITGVLHKMNTTLVFINQIRMKIGMMGYGSPETTTGGNALKFYASVRIDIRRIAALKQNEQHIGNRAKAKVVKNKVAPPFREAEFDIMFGEGISKEGEIIDYGVKLDIVDKSGAWLSYQDKKLGQGRENAKALLKEDKALANEITLKIKESIGSNEEIMPLPDEPLEEME is encoded by the coding sequence ATGGCAATAGATGAAGACAAACAAAAAGCGATTTCTTTAGCGATCAAACAAATTGATAAGGTTTTTGGTAAGGGGGCGTTGGTGCGCCTTGGGGATAAGCAAGTAGAAAAGATTGACGCTATTTCTACAGGCTCGTTAGGATTGGATTTAGCTTTAGGGATTGGGGGCGTTCCAAAGGGTAGGATCATTGAAATTTATGGGCCAGAGTCAAGCGGGAAGACCACTCTAAGCTTGCATATTATTGCAGAATGCCAAAAAAATGGCGGTGTGTGCGCGTTCATTGACGCTGAACATGCCCTAGATGTGTATTATGCTAAGAGATTGGGCGTGGATACGGAAAATTTACTCGTTTCCCAACCAAGCACGGGCGAAGAAGCTTTAGAGATTTTAGAAACGATCACCAGAAGCGGAGGGATTGATTTGGTGGTGGTGGATTCGGTGGCGGCCCTTACGCCTAAAGCGGAGATTGATGGGGATATGGGCGATCAGCATGTGGGCTTGCAAGCAAGGCTTATGAGCCATGCGTTAAGAAAAATCACCGGTGTTTTGCACAAAATGAACACTACTCTCGTTTTTATTAATCAAATCAGGATGAAGATTGGCATGATGGGTTATGGGAGTCCAGAGACCACAACCGGGGGTAATGCCTTAAAATTCTATGCGAGCGTTAGGATTGATATTAGAAGAATCGCCGCTTTAAAACAAAACGAACAGCATATTGGCAATAGGGCTAAAGCCAAAGTTGTTAAAAATAAAGTCGCTCCGCCCTTTAGAGAAGCGGAATTTGACATCATGTTTGGGGAAGGGATTTCTAAAGAGGGCGAAATCATTGATTATGGCGTGAAATTAGACATTGTGGATAAGAGCGGGGCATGGCTTAGCTACCAGGATAAAAAGCTAGGGCAAGGCCGAGAAAACGCTAAAGCCCTATTGAAAGAAGATAAAGCCCTAGCGAATGAAATCACTCTTAAGATTAAAGAGAGTATTGGCTCTAATGAAGAGATCATGCCCTTACCCGATGAGCCTTTAGAAGAAATGGAATAA
- a CDS encoding menaquinone biosynthesis family protein, producing MISVAHSPDADDIFMYYAIKFGWIDCPIKNKTFHNIALDIETLNQEALKNTYDVSAISFGLYPKIANDYALLPTATSFGNGYGPKLVKKKGVKLKKDFRVALSGEHTTNALLFKIYYKHARIAYMNFLDIEKAVLEEKVHAGVLIHENILDFHNELEVEKELWDVWKELIEMDLPLPLGGMAIRRSIPLYRAILIKKALIKAVEAALKHQNLLSSMLLERSLIRVNKERLRTYLSLYANETSTRLSEVQILAIDKLFELGYQHGFYANLLKTKDCLLTDEYLKYRFS from the coding sequence TTGATTAGTGTCGCTCATAGCCCTGATGCTGATGATATTTTCATGTATTATGCGATTAAGTTTGGCTGGATAGATTGCCCCATTAAAAATAAAACATTCCATAACATTGCCCTTGATATTGAAACCCTAAACCAAGAAGCCCTAAAAAACACTTATGATGTGAGCGCGATAAGCTTTGGGCTATACCCTAAAATTGCGAACGATTATGCTTTGCTCCCCACAGCGACAAGCTTTGGGAATGGCTATGGGCCTAAATTAGTGAAAAAAAAGGGCGTGAAATTGAAAAAAGATTTTAGAGTCGCATTAAGTGGGGAGCACACCACTAACGCCCTCTTGTTTAAGATCTATTACAAACATGCACGCATCGCTTACATGAATTTTTTAGACATTGAAAAAGCGGTTTTGGAAGAAAAAGTGCATGCGGGTGTGCTAATCCATGAAAATATCTTGGATTTTCATAACGAATTAGAAGTGGAAAAAGAATTGTGGGATGTTTGGAAAGAACTCATTGAAATGGATTTGCCCCTGCCTTTAGGGGGCATGGCGATTAGGCGCTCTATCCCCTTGTATCGCGCGATTTTGATTAAAAAGGCTTTGATTAAAGCGGTTGAAGCCGCGCTAAAACACCAAAATTTGCTCTCTAGCATGCTGTTAGAGCGCTCGCTCATTCGTGTCAATAAAGAGCGCTTACGAACTTATTTAAGCTTGTACGCGAATGAAACTTCAACGCGCTTAAGCGAGGTTCAAATTCTCGCCATAGACAAGCTTTTTGAATTGGGCTATCAGCACGGATTTTATGCTAACTTGTTAAAGACTAAAGATTGCTTGCTCACTGATGAATATTTAAAATACCGCTTTTCTTAA
- a CDS encoding DUF4006 family protein, translated as MKFLNGLAGNLLIVVILLCVVVFFTLKAIHIQKEQATNYYRYKDINALETKNTQNRANYELVNQGSKK; from the coding sequence ATGAAATTTTTAAACGGATTAGCAGGGAATTTACTGATTGTGGTTATTTTATTGTGTGTGGTCGTTTTTTTTACGCTCAAAGCGATCCATATCCAAAAAGAGCAAGCCACCAATTATTACCGCTATAAGGATATTAACGCTTTAGAGACAAAAAACACCCAAAACCGGGCCAATTATGAATTAGTCAATCAAGGGAGTAAAAAATGA
- the ccoP gene encoding cytochrome-c oxidase, cbb3-type subunit III produces MDFLNDHINVFGLIAALVILVLTIYESSSLIKEMRDSKSQGELVENGHLIDGIGEFANNVPVGWIASFMCTIVWAFWYFFFGYPLNSFSQIGQYNEEVKAHNQKFEAKWKHLGQKELVDMGQGIFLVHCSQCHGITAEGLHGSAQNLVRWGKEEGIMDTIKHGSKGMDYLAGEMPAMELEEKDAKAIASYVMAELSSVKKTKNPQLIDKGKELFESMGCTGCHGNDGKGLQENQVFAADLTAYGTENFLRNILTHGKKGNIGHMPSFKYKNFSDLQVKALAEFIQSLKPLED; encoded by the coding sequence ATGGATTTTTTAAACGACCATATAAATGTTTTTGGCTTGATTGCAGCGCTTGTGATTTTAGTTTTAACCATCTATGAATCCAGTTCGCTCATTAAAGAAATGCGCGACAGCAAATCCCAAGGTGAGCTTGTAGAAAATGGGCATTTGATTGATGGGATAGGGGAGTTTGCCAATAATGTGCCAGTAGGCTGGATCGCAAGCTTTATGTGCACGATTGTGTGGGCTTTTTGGTATTTTTTCTTTGGGTATCCGCTGAATAGCTTTTCTCAAATCGGGCAATACAATGAAGAAGTTAAAGCGCACAACCAAAAATTTGAGGCCAAATGGAAGCATTTGGGTCAAAAGGAATTGGTGGATATGGGTCAAGGCATCTTTTTAGTCCATTGTTCGCAATGCCATGGCATCACCGCTGAGGGCTTGCATGGGAGCGCTCAAAATCTGGTGCGTTGGGGTAAAGAAGAGGGCATTATGGACACCATTAAGCATGGCTCTAAGGGCATGGATTATCTCGCTGGGGAAATGCCCGCTATGGAATTGGAAGAAAAAGACGCTAAAGCGATCGCGAGCTATGTGATGGCAGAACTTTCTAGCGTTAAAAAAACCAAAAACCCTCAACTCATTGATAAGGGCAAGGAGCTGTTTGAAAGCATGGGCTGCACAGGTTGTCATGGCAATGATGGTAAGGGCTTGCAAGAAAATCAAGTGTTTGCGGCCGATTTGACCGCTTACGGCACAGAGAATTTTTTGAGAAATATCTTAACGCATGGCAAAAAGGGCAATATAGGGCATATGCCATCGTTCAAGTATAAAAACTTTAGCGATTTGCAAGTTAAAGCGTTAGCCGAATTTATCCAATCGCTAAAACCCTTAGAAGATTAA
- a CDS encoding cytochrome c oxidase, cbb3-type, CcoQ subunit: protein MDLESLRGFAYAFFTILFTLFLYAYIFSMYRKQKKGIVDYERYGYLALNDALEDELIEPRHKKVHDNGIKES from the coding sequence ATGGATTTAGAAAGTTTGAGAGGTTTTGCGTATGCGTTTTTTACCATTCTTTTTACGCTCTTTTTGTATGCCTATATTTTTAGCATGTATAGAAAGCAAAAAAAGGGCATCGTGGATTATGAGCGATACGGATACTTAGCGTTAAATGACGCTTTAGAAGATGAGTTGATTGAACCACGCCATAAAAAAGTTCATGATAATGGCATAAAGGAAAGTTGA
- the ccoO gene encoding cytochrome-c oxidase, cbb3-type subunit II produces MFSFLEKNPFFFTLAFIFVFAIAGLVEILPNFFKSARPIEGLRPYTVLETAGRQIYIQEGCYHCHSQLIRPFQAEVDRYGAYSLSGEYAYDRPFLWGSKRIGPDLHRVGDYRTTDWHEKHMFDPKSVVPHSIMPAYKHLFIKKSDFDTAYAEALTQKKVFGVPYDTENGVKLGSVEEAKKAYLEEAKKITADMKDKRVLDAIQRGEVLEIVALIAYLNSLGNSRINANQNAK; encoded by the coding sequence ATGTTTAGTTTTTTAGAGAAGAATCCGTTCTTTTTCACTCTTGCGTTTATTTTTGTGTTTGCGATCGCAGGCTTGGTGGAGATTTTGCCCAACTTCTTCAAATCCGCTCGCCCCATTGAAGGCTTACGGCCTTATACGGTTTTAGAGACAGCAGGGAGGCAAATTTATATCCAAGAAGGTTGTTATCATTGCCATTCCCAACTCATTCGCCCTTTCCAAGCTGAGGTGGATCGATATGGCGCGTATAGTTTGAGTGGGGAATATGCGTATGACAGGCCATTTTTATGGGGATCTAAAAGGATTGGCCCTGATTTGCACAGGGTGGGGGATTATCGCACAACCGATTGGCATGAAAAGCACATGTTTGATCCTAAAAGCGTTGTGCCGCACAGCATCATGCCGGCCTATAAGCATTTATTCATAAAAAAGAGCGATTTTGACACCGCTTATGCAGAAGCTTTGACGCAAAAAAAGGTTTTTGGCGTGCCTTACGACACCGAAAACGGCGTGAAATTAGGGAGCGTAGAAGAAGCGAAAAAAGCCTATTTAGAAGAAGCGAAAAAAATCACAGCCGACATGAAAGATAAGAGGGTGCTAGACGCCATTCAAAGAGGTGAAGTGTTAGAAATTGTGGCTTTGATCGCTTATTTGAATAGCTTGGGTAATTCCAGGATCAACGCCAATCAAAACGCTAAATAA
- the ccoN gene encoding cytochrome-c oxidase, cbb3-type subunit I, which yields MQENVPLSYDYSISKLFLYAMVAFGIIGMLIGIVLAFELSFPNLNYIAGEYGVFGRLRPLHTNAVIYGFTLGGIWASWYYIGQRVLKITYYQHPFLKIVGLLHFWLWILLLILGVISLFAGLTQSKEYAELMWPLDIIVVVAWVLWGVNMFGSMSVRRENTIYVSLWYYIATYVGIAVMYIFNNLSVPTYFVADMGSIWHSISMYSGSNDALIQWWWGHNAVAFVFTSGVIGTIYYFLPKESGQPIFSYKLTLFSFWSLMFVYIWAGGHHLIYSTVPDWVQTLSSVFSVVLILPSWGTAINMLLTMRGQWHQLKESPLIKFLVLASTFYMLSTLEGSIQAIKSVNALAHFTDWIIGHVHDGVLGWVGFTLIASMYHMTPRLFKREIYSGRLVDFQFWIMTLGIVLYFSSMWIAGITQGMMWRDVDQYGNLTYQFIDTVKVLIPYYNIRGVGGLMYFIGFIIFAYNIFMTIAAGKKLEREPNYATPMSR from the coding sequence ATGCAAGAAAATGTGCCTTTGAGTTATGATTATTCCATTAGCAAATTGTTTCTTTATGCGATGGTTGCATTTGGGATAATAGGCATGTTAATAGGGATCGTGTTAGCCTTTGAATTGTCTTTCCCTAACTTGAATTACATTGCAGGGGAGTATGGCGTTTTTGGCCGCTTACGCCCCTTACACACGAATGCGGTGATCTATGGTTTCACTCTTGGGGGGATTTGGGCGAGTTGGTATTATATCGGTCAAAGGGTGCTTAAAATCACTTATTACCAACACCCTTTTTTGAAAATTGTAGGGTTATTGCATTTTTGGCTCTGGATTCTTCTTTTAATTCTAGGGGTCATTAGCCTGTTTGCTGGTCTTACTCAATCTAAAGAATACGCCGAATTGATGTGGCCTTTAGATATTATTGTGGTTGTGGCATGGGTGCTATGGGGGGTTAATATGTTTGGGAGCATGAGCGTTAGGAGAGAGAATACCATTTATGTGTCTTTATGGTATTACATCGCTACTTATGTGGGTATAGCGGTGATGTATATCTTCAATAACCTTTCTGTCCCCACCTATTTTGTCGCTGATATGGGGAGTATTTGGCATTCTATTTCTATGTATTCAGGCAGTAATGATGCGCTCATTCAATGGTGGTGGGGGCATAATGCGGTCGCTTTTGTCTTTACGAGTGGGGTGATTGGCACGATTTATTATTTCTTGCCTAAAGAGAGCGGTCAGCCTATCTTTTCTTACAAACTCACTTTGTTTTCTTTCTGGAGCTTGATGTTTGTTTATATTTGGGCGGGCGGGCACCACTTGATTTATTCCACCGTGCCTGATTGGGTGCAAACCCTTTCTAGCGTGTTTTCAGTGGTGTTGATCTTGCCTTCGTGGGGGACAGCCATTAACATGCTTTTAACGATGAGGGGCCAGTGGCACCAGCTCAAAGAAAGCCCCTTGATTAAATTCTTAGTTTTAGCTTCAACTTTCTACATGCTTTCCACTTTAGAAGGCTCTATTCAAGCCATTAAGAGCGTGAACGCCTTAGCGCATTTTACCGATTGGATTATAGGGCATGTGCATGACGGCGTGCTTGGATGGGTAGGCTTCACTTTGATTGCGAGCATGTATCACATGACGCCTAGGCTTTTCAAAAGAGAGATTTATTCAGGCAGGCTTGTGGATTTCCAATTTTGGATCATGACTTTAGGGATTGTGCTTTACTTTTCGTCCATGTGGATTGCAGGGATCACGCAAGGGATGATGTGGAGGGATGTGGATCAGTATGGGAATCTCACTTACCAGTTCATTGACACGGTTAAGGTGCTAATCCCTTATTACAATATTAGAGGCGTTGGGGGTCTTATGTATTTTATTGGATTTATTATTTTTGCCTACAATATTTTTATGACCATCGCAGCAGGCAAAAAATTAGAGCGTGAGCCCAATTACGCCACGCCTATGTCTAGATAG